The sequence CACCTCGCGAACCGACAACCGGCCCGGGACCCCTTCGAATGTGGCCAGCGCCTCCAGCCCTCGCGAAATGGGAACCCCGTGGGCTTCACCCAGAGCAAGCGCAAAGAGCGCGTTTCGCACCTGATGGGGGCCGGGGACCATCAGCGAACCCTCGTGACCGCCCGACACACGAAAACGCGTGCCCGCTGTTCCCACCGGAATGAGGTTCTTCGCACGAAGATCGTTCCCCAGGTCGAACCCGACTCGCACGACATGGCGGCTCGCGCGGGACGCGGCCTCCGCCAGATGGAGATCGTCGCCATCCACCACGCAGATGCCCTCGGCGGGCACTGCCGCGAACAGCGCGAGTTTCTCGCCAAGGACACCCTCTACCGACCCGAACCCGTCCAGATGCGCGGGCGCGACATTGGTCAGCGCCGCCGCCGTAGGGCGCGCGATCCCTGCCAGACGAGCGATCTCCCCCGGGCGGGATGCGGCCAGTTCCAGGACGACAGCGTCCGGAGTTCCCTCGATTTCGAGAAGGGTGCGCGACAGCCCTTCGACCGTGTTGAAGTTGCCGGGAGATCGTTCCACCCGGCCGACCCCCGAAAGAACCAGCGCCGTCATCTCCTTCACGCTGGTCTTCCCGACAGATCCCGTAATCCCGATGACCGGACAATCCCATGCGTCACGCACGGAGGCCGCCAGCATGGAGAGCGCGTCCAACGGCTCCGCATGGCGAATCACCGCAGAGCCTCGCGGGAGCGCGCCCGACCATCCGGAGCGCACCACCACGACGGAACAGCCGGACCCGAAGGCTCCCGGGACGAAGTCCTCGCCCCGGAAACTGGCACCATCGAGAGCGAAGAACACATCGCCCGTCCGGGCCACCCGGCTGTCCGTCGTGACGGCGCCCACGCGTACGCCCCCTTCCCCTTCCAGCGTCCCACCCGTGATCCGCGCGACTTCCGCCGCAGTCCAGCGCCCCACCATGACCTCCGGCGTCACTGTGGCTTGTCCACGGAAGCGGCAGCCGCCGCCAGAATCTCCCGTTCGGGGAAGGGGTGGTCGATGCCTGCGACGGACTGAACCGTCTCGTGGCCTTTCCCGACGGCCAGCACGACATCTCCCTCGTCGGCGAGCGTGACCGCCCGCAGAAGCGCCTCCTCCCGATCCGGCACCACCTCCACCCGCTCCCTGCGACACCCCTCCCCCATCATCTGCGCAATGATCTCGTCGGGATCTTCGTTTCGCGGGTTGTCCGCCGTGAAGATGGCCACATCCGCCAGCGTCGAGGCCAGTTCCCCCATGACCGGACGCTTGGACGAATCACGATCGCCGCCGCATCCCAGGACCACGAGAACACGCCCCCGCGCGATCCGGCGAGCCACCTCCAGCGCAAGCCGAAGCCCATCCGGCGTGTGAGCATAGTCCACGAAAGCGTCAAAGCGCCCGGTGTGAACACGCTCGAATCGCCCGGAAGGAAGTTCCGCCTGCTCAAGGCCGCGCACCGTATCCGCCAGCGAGATCCCCATCCCATGGGCCAGCGCCGCCGCCGCCAGGGCGTTTTCGATATTGTGCAATCCCGGCAACCCAATCCGGGTGTCCGCGGATCCCGCCGGAGTGGTGAGGCAAAACGCACTGCCCGAACCGGTCGAACGGACCCCGTGGGCGGTCACATCCCCATCACCACCACCCGTCGAGAAGAGGAGGACCTCTTCTACCCCGTCCCGGATACGATCCGCCCAGGGGTCGTTCGCATTGATGACTGCCCGCGGACCACCGGGGCCCGATCCGGGCGCCAGGAGTTCGCGGAACAGGCGCGCCTTGGAGCGCCCGTACGCGTCCATGTCTCCGTGCCAGTCCAGGTGCTCCGGCG is a genomic window of Gemmatimonadota bacterium containing:
- the murF gene encoding UDP-N-acetylmuramoyl-tripeptide--D-alanyl-D-alanine ligase, with the protein product MTPEVMVGRWTAAEVARITGGTLEGEGGVRVGAVTTDSRVARTGDVFFALDGASFRGEDFVPGAFGSGCSVVVVRSGWSGALPRGSAVIRHAEPLDALSMLAASVRDAWDCPVIGITGSVGKTSVKEMTALVLSGVGRVERSPGNFNTVEGLSRTLLEIEGTPDAVVLELAASRPGEIARLAGIARPTAAALTNVAPAHLDGFGSVEGVLGEKLALFAAVPAEGICVVDGDDLHLAEAASRASRHVVRVGFDLGNDLRAKNLIPVGTAGTRFRVSGGHEGSLMVPGPHQVRNALFALALGEAHGVPISRGLEALATFEGVPGRLSVREVGGALLVDDSYNSNPRSAVAALDWFAGLETVGRKAVVLGDMLELGGESASLHAELMEHLKSTGPDFAILVGDALHAAHAEGGKSTRPEILAASDADSAARTLGEWVGPGDAVLVKGSRGMGLEIVVDELISRRCGEDHAV
- a CDS encoding UDP-N-acetylmuramoyl-L-alanyl-D-glutamate--2,6-diaminopimelate ligase — its product is MIFAAAMSERRRRTTGRTLSDLVGGLDGMRVLRGGHLPVRRVQLDSRKITPGDVFVALRGQHADGVAYLEDARERGASAVVVASGVAAPDRTDLGWVEADEPRLAVAMLAARAWGHPADRLPVIGVTGTNGKTTTVYLLRSIGSVAGRKPAMIGTLGTSLPAGVSPQARTTPEAPDLQAALSDAVEQGASMAALEVSSHALDLRRVDGMSFAGAAFLNLSPEHLDWHGDMDAYGRSKARLFRELLAPGSGPGGPRAVINANDPWADRIRDGVEEVLLFSTGGGDGDVTAHGVRSTGSGSAFCLTTPAGSADTRIGLPGLHNIENALAAAALAHGMGISLADTVRGLEQAELPSGRFERVHTGRFDAFVDYAHTPDGLRLALEVARRIARGRVLVVLGCGGDRDSSKRPVMGELASTLADVAIFTADNPRNEDPDEIIAQMMGEGCRRERVEVVPDREEALLRAVTLADEGDVVLAVGKGHETVQSVAGIDHPFPEREILAAAAASVDKPQ